One segment of Zhihengliuella halotolerans DNA contains the following:
- a CDS encoding SLC13 family permease, which translates to MSHTTETTSSSTSPPGGPTNARDRSADAARSAGKRPGAGDEQLSQGRILIGRILGPVLAVGVYLLMGLDGAAAEEMRLTAAVVALVATWWMTEAIPLAATSLIPIVALPLLGILETAEATSPYASPTVFLFMGGFMIAIAMQKWNLHKRIALVALLGFGTKPNQVILGVMVVTAFLSMWVSNTATTLMMLPIALSLLDLVNEDEKVDPRESKRFSIALVLCVAYSATIGGLSTLIGSPPNLILAGFVEETYGFTISFADWMKLGVPLAAVFLAVAWFVMTRFVFPSNLGSVAGGRSIIRRELDALGKMSQAEWCVLVVFVSAAFLWVFREPLVGIQAVSESIPMLANLSDAQIAIAAGLILFLLPAAKRKPGGKIQGVLDWSSVQKGIPWGVLLLFGGGLSIAVAVSETGLSEYLGEKMDGLAVLPAFLLIAAVCLIILLLTEMTSNTATAATFLPVLGGVAIAIGIDPLLILIPGAMAATCSFMLPVGTPPNAIVFGSGYITMGNMLRGGIWLNLIGVVLITVAVYALGGWALGIQI; encoded by the coding sequence ATGAGTCACACCACCGAGACCACCAGCTCGTCCACCTCGCCGCCCGGCGGGCCGACGAACGCGCGCGACAGGTCCGCCGACGCTGCGCGATCGGCAGGAAAGCGCCCGGGAGCCGGCGACGAGCAGCTTTCGCAGGGCCGCATCCTCATCGGCAGGATCCTGGGACCGGTCCTCGCCGTCGGTGTCTACCTGCTCATGGGCCTCGACGGCGCGGCAGCGGAGGAGATGCGCCTGACGGCAGCCGTCGTCGCGCTGGTCGCGACGTGGTGGATGACCGAGGCGATCCCACTGGCCGCGACGTCGCTCATCCCCATCGTCGCCCTGCCACTGCTCGGCATCCTCGAAACAGCCGAAGCCACGAGCCCCTACGCGTCGCCGACGGTCTTCCTGTTCATGGGAGGCTTCATGATCGCCATCGCGATGCAGAAGTGGAATCTCCACAAGCGCATCGCGCTCGTGGCCCTGCTCGGGTTCGGCACCAAGCCCAACCAGGTCATCCTCGGCGTCATGGTCGTCACAGCGTTCCTGAGCATGTGGGTTTCGAACACGGCCACGACGCTCATGATGCTGCCGATCGCGCTCTCGCTGCTCGACCTCGTCAACGAGGATGAGAAGGTCGATCCGCGCGAATCCAAGCGGTTCAGCATCGCCCTGGTCCTCTGCGTTGCATACTCGGCGACGATCGGCGGCCTCTCCACGCTCATCGGCTCGCCGCCGAACCTGATCCTCGCGGGCTTCGTCGAGGAGACGTACGGTTTCACGATCTCCTTCGCCGACTGGATGAAGCTCGGCGTCCCGCTCGCCGCCGTCTTCCTCGCCGTCGCTTGGTTCGTCATGACCCGATTCGTGTTCCCGTCCAACCTCGGCTCCGTCGCCGGCGGCCGGAGCATCATCCGGCGTGAGCTGGACGCCCTGGGCAAGATGTCCCAGGCCGAATGGTGCGTGCTGGTCGTCTTCGTCTCGGCCGCCTTCCTCTGGGTCTTCCGGGAGCCGCTCGTCGGCATTCAGGCCGTTTCCGAGTCGATCCCCATGCTCGCGAACCTCTCCGACGCGCAGATCGCGATCGCTGCCGGGCTCATCCTCTTCCTGCTGCCCGCCGCCAAGCGCAAGCCAGGTGGAAAGATCCAGGGCGTGCTGGACTGGAGCTCGGTACAGAAGGGCATCCCGTGGGGCGTGCTGCTGCTCTTCGGCGGCGGCTTGAGCATTGCCGTGGCCGTCAGCGAGACCGGCCTGAGCGAGTACCTCGGCGAGAAGATGGACGGGCTCGCCGTGCTTCCAGCCTTCCTGCTCATCGCCGCGGTCTGCCTCATCATCCTGCTCCTGACCGAGATGACGAGCAACACGGCGACGGCGGCGACCTTCCTTCCGGTCCTCGGCGGCGTCGCGATCGCCATCGGCATCGACCCGCTGCTCATCCTCATCCCCGGCGCCATGGCCGCGACGTGCAGTTTCATGCTGCCGGTCGGCACCCCGCCCAACGCGATCGTCTTCGGCTCCGGCTACATCACGATGGGCAACATGCTGCGCGGGGGCATCTGGCTGAACCTCATCGGCGTCGTGCTCATCACGGTGGCGGTCTACGCCCTCGGCGGCTGGGCACTCGGCATCCAGATCTAG
- a CDS encoding BCCT family transporter, with protein MFIPASIVIFALLIATVVFSRVAGDALEEATGELNAAISDGVGWWYVIAVNIFLAFAIYFAVSKIGRIRLGRDDEQPEFGIVSWFMMLFSAGMGIGLVFFSVAEPLSHYITPPYGVEAETTDAVNTSMGVVMLHWGLHPWGIYAIVGLGLAYMTFRRGRPLAVRWLLEPLLGRERVEGWIGHAIDTVAIVGTLFGVATSFGFGVSQIIGGLEFLGWAESSNWLIITIIAAITLIATLSVVSGVHKGLKWLSNFNMSVAALLALFIFVLGPTIFLLKAFPENLGNYLSILPETMLHAGPFSTDGWEAGWTIFYWGWWVSWAPFVGMFIARISRGRTIREFIVGVLLAPTLVSLIWFTIFGDSAILFQREGTVDMLTDGAVSSTTALFQFFDAFPLTVVLSVIAMVVIVFFFVTSSDSGSLVIDMLASGGSTNTPKSTRIYWASLEGIAAAVLLVIGGSVALTALQTLSIATAAPFSIILVLACISLTRAFRHDVASMPSYMEVITTNGSDGGESSAGATAGDVKSKSSFLRGISGASAALSGFSSSGKTEPGEESVSQVISFRHVDPAAAVVDPATGAISIVGEQKDPLGGQTFDTPEFESSQEYLDQGGEPNGADDENERLT; from the coding sequence GGTGAACATCTTCCTGGCCTTCGCGATCTACTTCGCGGTCTCGAAGATCGGCCGCATCCGGCTCGGCCGCGACGACGAACAGCCCGAGTTCGGGATCGTCTCCTGGTTCATGATGCTCTTCAGCGCCGGCATGGGCATCGGCCTGGTGTTCTTCAGCGTCGCCGAACCGCTCAGCCACTACATCACCCCGCCCTACGGGGTCGAAGCCGAGACGACGGACGCGGTGAACACGTCGATGGGCGTCGTGATGCTGCACTGGGGCCTGCACCCGTGGGGGATCTACGCGATCGTCGGCCTGGGACTGGCGTACATGACTTTCCGTCGCGGCCGTCCGCTGGCGGTGCGCTGGCTGCTCGAACCGCTGCTGGGACGCGAGCGTGTCGAGGGATGGATCGGGCACGCGATCGACACGGTCGCGATCGTCGGCACCCTCTTCGGCGTGGCGACCTCGTTCGGATTCGGCGTCAGCCAGATCATCGGCGGCCTCGAGTTCCTCGGCTGGGCCGAGTCCTCGAACTGGCTGATCATCACGATCATCGCCGCGATCACCCTGATCGCGACGCTCTCCGTGGTCTCAGGTGTGCACAAGGGCCTGAAGTGGCTCTCGAACTTCAACATGAGTGTCGCCGCGCTGCTGGCGCTGTTCATCTTCGTGCTGGGACCGACGATCTTCCTGCTCAAGGCGTTCCCCGAGAACCTGGGCAACTACCTGAGCATCCTGCCCGAGACGATGCTGCACGCGGGCCCGTTCTCCACGGACGGCTGGGAGGCCGGGTGGACGATCTTCTACTGGGGCTGGTGGGTGAGCTGGGCGCCGTTCGTCGGCATGTTCATCGCCCGCATCTCCCGCGGCCGGACGATCCGCGAGTTCATCGTGGGCGTGCTGCTGGCTCCGACGCTGGTCAGCCTGATCTGGTTCACGATCTTCGGCGACTCGGCGATCCTGTTCCAGCGCGAGGGCACGGTCGACATGCTCACCGACGGGGCCGTGAGCAGTACGACGGCGCTCTTCCAATTCTTCGACGCGTTCCCGCTCACGGTGGTGCTCAGCGTCATCGCAATGGTCGTGATCGTGTTCTTCTTCGTGACCTCCTCCGACTCCGGGTCTCTCGTGATCGACATGCTCGCCAGCGGCGGTAGCACGAACACCCCGAAGTCGACCCGCATCTACTGGGCGTCGCTGGAAGGGATCGCGGCCGCCGTGCTGCTTGTGATCGGCGGCAGTGTGGCCCTGACCGCGTTGCAGACACTCTCGATCGCAACCGCGGCGCCGTTCTCGATCATTCTGGTGCTGGCGTGTATCTCGCTGACCCGGGCCTTCCGCCACGACGTGGCCTCGATGCCGAGCTACATGGAGGTCATCACGACCAACGGGTCCGACGGCGGCGAATCCAGCGCCGGGGCGACAGCCGGGGACGTAAAGTCGAAGTCCAGCTTCCTCCGTGGCATCTCGGGTGCCTCCGCGGCCCTGTCCGGGTTCTCCAGCAGCGGCAAGACGGAACCCGGCGAGGAGTCGGTGAGCCAGGTGATCTCGTTCCGCCACGTCGATCCAGCGGCGGCCGTCGTCGACCCGGCGACGGGCGCCATCTCGATCGTGGGCGAGCAGAAGGACCCGCTCGGCGGGCAGACGTTCGACACCCCTGAGTTCGAGTCCTCCCAGGAGTATCTGGACCAGGGCGGGGAGCCCAACGGAGCCGACGACGAAAACGAGCGCCTGACCTAA
- a CDS encoding GlxA family transcriptional regulator — translation MRIGIFAFTGITMFHLSVPQMVFDEVSRLGLADWETFLFAEESGTIRTAEGYEISGLHGLADARDVDVLVVPSWFTDGRPAGGDVRETLRGAHEAGAVVVGLCLGAIPVADAGLLAGRDAVTHWDAFDLLAARHPELELDESVLYIDHGDVLTSAGTASGLDACLHLVRSRLGSAAANRVARALVIAPHREGGQAQYIERPLPDDSGDDPISRITQWAGRHLGEPLTIGQLAARAHLSTRTFVRAFRAATGTTPAAWVRSRRLDEARRLLETTDRPIDLIAADCGFNSAVTLRQNFTAAFQIPPSQYRRRFRS, via the coding sequence CATTTTCGCCTTCACTGGCATCACGATGTTCCACCTGTCGGTGCCGCAGATGGTCTTCGACGAGGTCTCCAGGCTGGGACTCGCCGACTGGGAGACCTTCCTCTTCGCGGAGGAATCGGGCACGATCCGCACCGCGGAGGGGTACGAGATCTCCGGCCTGCACGGCCTTGCCGACGCCCGGGACGTCGACGTCCTCGTGGTGCCGTCGTGGTTCACGGACGGCCGACCGGCGGGCGGCGACGTCCGCGAGACTCTCCGCGGTGCGCACGAGGCCGGCGCCGTCGTCGTCGGACTCTGCCTCGGCGCCATCCCCGTGGCCGACGCCGGTCTGCTCGCCGGCCGCGACGCCGTCACGCACTGGGATGCGTTCGACCTGCTGGCCGCCCGGCACCCCGAGCTGGAGCTCGACGAGTCCGTGCTGTACATCGACCACGGCGACGTCCTGACGTCCGCGGGCACCGCATCCGGGCTCGACGCCTGCCTGCATCTGGTCCGCAGCCGGCTCGGCTCGGCGGCCGCCAACCGCGTCGCGCGCGCCCTGGTCATCGCACCGCACCGCGAGGGCGGCCAGGCGCAGTACATCGAACGTCCGCTGCCGGATGATTCGGGCGACGACCCGATCTCCCGCATCACGCAGTGGGCGGGCCGGCATCTGGGCGAGCCCTTGACGATCGGACAGCTCGCGGCCCGCGCCCATCTGAGCACGCGGACTTTCGTGCGGGCCTTCCGTGCCGCAACTGGCACGACGCCCGCCGCCTGGGTTCGTTCCCGTCGGCTCGACGAGGCGCGCCGCCTGCTGGAGACGACTGACCGGCCCATCGACCTCATCGCCGCCGACTGCGGCTTCAACAGTGCAGTCACCCTGCGCCAGAATTTCACCGCGGCGTTCCAGATCCCACCGTCGCAGTACCGGCGCCGCTTCCGTTCCTGA